In Oryzias latipes chromosome 23, ASM223467v1, the DNA window AATGGAGTAATTTTAATGCCATTGTTCCAAGCACAACACTCAATGTTTAACAGCGTAAAACCTTAAAGCGTGctcaaaaattattttgcacttaaaactcaaaattctgtgcaaacaaaacagtttttactcGAGAGAAATTCTCTCGTCTGGAGTTGAAACAGACCAGTGCACCGCGATAATGTGCCACAAAAGCCATccaatcacagacatggacATGAAGGTTGAGGTCTGTGATTGGATGGCTTTTGTGGCACATTTTAagttattgttacttttgaacgtttcaagtcatgtGAGCATCTTTAACTGAGAggtaccaactattttgtccaccactgtagtttcaagtgcaaaataattttttgagcaATTTTTACCATCACCtagtatgaatgaatgaatgatggacacattggaagaactttgagcatctggaaaagcagatAAATCCATGATTATTTTCCTTATGAGCTGAGCACATTTTCCTGATTGTTATGAAGATCATTTAATGGTGTACTGGTGTGGGAGAGCTGAAAATCCCGTTAAAAGCCCTTTTTGTTTCAGTGAGTTTGAGCTACATTTAGTTTCCACACctctttccttccttccttccttcctgcaCCCCTCCTCTCCCAAGACCAGTTTCTAAGAACAACACTTTCATTTCTGCATCAGTCTAGCCTGACACCGTTGGAGGCGTCTACCGCAGAAGAATCAGGAGAACAGAGAACTGTAACGCACTTAAACCATGAACGGTGAAGGAGACGACACCAGGCTTTCATGTTTGGAGTATTTATTACACAGAGTACAGGTTACAGTATATATGTGGGCAGACAGCACAGTAACAGCACTACAGTGGCAAATGTTTTGCTCCACAACAACATTCAGGTCCGTTTGTCAGAGCAAACATGACACCATAGTTGGTACGAGTGTGTTCTGATCTGTATTTTCAGGATGCTCTCATGAAAATCAGATTCCGTTTTCTGAAGCGGTTTTTCAcgttttaaaagataaaagccAGAAAAACAGCCGTTTTAGTTTCAGAAAAACTAAATCGCTTTAGCATAAGGACATCAACACCAAATGAGTTTGCTTATAACTcttcaaaaactaaataaaagctgttttttttcccactatGATGTCAATGAACACGAAATACCTGGAAAaccttctgttatcagacacggttgtgttttatTCACATCCATGACGAGTTTCGACGGACGTCGAAACTCGTCATGGATGTGAataaaacacaaccgtgtctgataacagaagaaccaaaGAGGTCATTCACACTAAAACCTTTATTGAAATACCTGGGAACCAATTTAAAATCAGAAACTCAGTACTTTAATGAAACTGGACACAAACTAGATAAAAAAGTTCAGACTTAGTGAGACGTTCCAACATATGGAGGAAACAAAGATTTAGCCGTAAGTTTAACtgaaaaaccttaaaaactGACAGCTTTCCTTTAAACGAGTCAGATAAGCAGCTTATCCATGTTAGCTGACATGACTTAACACATAAGTCAACACACATTTGTCTTGTTTTACTCAACTGTTTCTAATGCAGAGACCGTAACACGTTTGGACACGACTAAACACCTCAAAGGTTCGATTCTCGTCAGCACACAATCCTGTCTAACTGCATGGATACAGAAACGTGGGATCTATCCGCTAACACTGGCCGCCCGCTTCAGGTTCCTTTAAAAAATCCCTAAAGACTGTCAACCACAGGACTAGTGCCCCTCCCACTGCAACCAGCGTCTTCCAGGGATGCAGAAATGGCGGCAAAACCTTCCGTCAGTAGTAATCCCAACAGGAAGCACTGGTTGATGCTCAgcgggttctggttctgatcctGCATGAAAAGGCGGTGGGCCATAACCAGGGAGGCAGATGATCCACAAATGTCCCGTTGTTATGATTCACAAGTGGAAAGAATGACCCGAACACTAAAAAGTCCTTCCGTTCCAACGCCCCGTGATTTTTACACGCGTTCCCGTTTACTGACCGACAGCCGAGTTCTGCTCCACAGATGGCGGGAAAGTCCAGATGTGGTCCTTCTTCTCGCTTGTATTGTCCCTGAAGATCTGGTCCTGACACCCCCCTCTAACCTATCAGTTGGTTTACATTGTGGTTCATATTTttaacatggggggggggggacataaCTGAGATCAGAGCTGTGGAGAATCAGCAGTAGATCCGGCCTTGGCCACGCAACAGATGGATCCCAGCGGACAAACAAACCGGACTCCAGCATCAGACGGTCTTGGATACGGTGCCGGTTATCGGTAAGTGGACCCTCAGTTTTACAaagttttacatcttttttctgAACTTATAATGATGGAAATATGCAGAGATTGtgtgtcaaatgttttaaaagtttgtaCAGATGACAATTTCACATCTAGATTATTATTGTAATGTGGAAACCGTTTTAGTAACTTTACCGCGTGTCTTTGAGGTCTGCAGACCCTAAAGACGTAGTAACGTTGTAAATAATGACTGagacagaaaaataacattcaCAATCTATGACATCCCATTTATCatgacaaattattttaaatttgggTAAAAACTGAAAAGTAAGAGAATATAACAAGTATTAGTTtggagcagaaacagcagcaggaaaGAAAGATTCTTGCTGCATTTATCAAAACAAAAGTCCAAAAGTCTCAACAATTTTCCTACTTTTTCTTTATAGTTTATTAGTCGTAGGTTCTCCTGGAGGTTTTTCGGTTTTATGTATTTGTCATACTTGCATTTCAACCATTTTCCTTACAGGGACTGAACACGTTTTAAAAATGAACCGAGGTTTGGCGCGTGGTGGTCGTTTCAAAAGGCCGGGTTTCGACCCGCCATCTTCTATACCAGCTCATTCCCGTATGGGATCACTGGAGCCGACTCAGCTCCTGCCGGGTAAAGGCGGAGCTCGCCACCAAACACCCACGCTTCTTCACCTGAACTTTCCACGGTGAAAACTAGCAACAACTGATGGTTGCGTAACAATTGTGTGAAGGTTCAGTGACGGTTGTGCGTCTCCGTCTGTAGTTTGGTCTTTTGGTCTCATAAACTACAGCTCCCATGATTCTCGGTCTTGGCAGTGATGAGGGCTGTACATTCATGTTGTGAGCAGTTTTACCTAAATACTACATTAGCATGGTACTTATTGCGATGGCATCAGTAACTCAGAATAAACTGAGTAACTAAACCAGATGTAACGTGAAGCCGCGCGGACCGGCACGGTTTTAGTCTATCGGTTTATTGGCTGCAGGACGGCCCGGTCCAGAGCGCTGCTCCGTCAGGACCGTCTGCTAGAACCCGTTTTATATTTAAAGGCAAACGTccatcaattaaaataaagcagTTCCAATACCAGCAAACTGATGCTCAACTCCATGACGTGAGAATTTCTGAGTTTAAACATGATTGTTTTGACAGTAATGAAGCTGTGCAACAACGTCTTCTTTGAGAGTGGAATAAAGTTTGAACCCCCCTCTGAGTGTAAACCCTGCTTTTGAACGTTCCTGAAGACGGTAGGAACCAAGGAGTTCAACAGGCtccagaggtcaaaggtgaTCAGCTGAGGATCCAGATAACAGTCGTCTTACAACAGCCGTCAGAGAAACAGTAAAACTATTTCAAACCCTAAAGACGCAAACATCAGAGCTCTGTCGCCACACAAGAGtctgctttgtttaaaaaacaaaaacacaatcccAAAGTCAAATGAGAGAAGGAAAGCTCTCCACCCATCTCCACGACATGAAGAACGGAGACGCTCCATTTCCAGATTTATACCGTTCCTCTGTCCTTCAGTCTGGCTCCGCCCACAACAGTCCAGCCTGTTGTCCATGAAAGTCGTAGAGAACATCCCGAGTCTCCCAAAGCTCCGGTCATACCTGCCGAGTGTCCCGACTGCTCATTGGCTGGTCTCTGCAGACAGGCGGGCCTCGAACAGGCTTAAGGCGTGATGGACGAACTCGTACTGCTCCCCTGTTTGGATCATACCGCCCCTGCACAAACAACGAGGCGACAGAACAtgtgtgatgcaaacaaaaccACAGCTCAGCGTAACTGCTGGAATTCAACATGAAAGATTTTATCTGCAAGCATTTAAAGACAGACTTTGAATCTCCGTCAGCTCCGTTTGTATTCACGCATATTTGCGTTAAGGCGTCAACCAGCAGAAACCTGACCTCCATGTTTGAGCTTTTCAcgttaaaacatttgtttttgtttgcttggtTGTTTTTTCTACCTCTATGGCGGTTGTTCTGCGCTCGAAACCTCCTGCAGGAGCTTAAAGGTTTGGTCCTGCTTCAGAGTGTAAAACGCAGCAGCTCCGAGGACGAGGAGCGCTAACGAGGATCACTAACAAGGATCACTAACGAGGAGCGCTAACGAGGAACGCTAACCAGAGTagcatctgcaaaaagcaagtGGTCGTCCTCACACTGAAGGGATCAGATGAGGTTTTTGTGGAAGGTCTGAAGGTGTTTGAGGAGAAGACCGGGTCATGTTCGTTGTGTGTGAACACGTGTGAGTTGCTGCATGGACGTTGCCTAGCAACAGAAGGTAAACAACCCAAAATAACAAGGAAACGTCAAACCTGTCGGCTCGAAGCTGGCAGGTGATGCTCAGGATATCCACCACCCCTTCCACCTGCAGCTGTCGACAGCCGATGGTTGTAGCGATGAAGCATCCCGTTCGGCCAATTCCAGCACTGTAAgcaaagcattctgggtaaTGGAGTACTGTGCAGCAGCGTGTGGCAGTCAAGGAGTGTGTCTGCACCTGCAGTGAACGATGACCGGCCCCACGGCGGCAGCTGCACGTCTGTCCGCCTCCACGTCCGCCATCAGCTGCAGCAGCGGCAGCGCCGAGTCTGGGGTCTTATGGTCCGGCCACGACGTGTACCAGTAATGCTGCAGGACGCGGGTTTGATTCCCACACTGCACACAAACAGAGGGTCAGCCCAACACAACGGCGAACAGCAGCTTCATCTGAACCGAAGCAAAAACAACCTTGAGCGTGAGGCTGCGGGTGGTGTAGTGTTCACACTCCCTGACGGCGTTCACCAACACCTCCACCCTCCCGTAGATGCCCCTCTTCTCTGGCCAGTACAGAACACATTTCTGCAGAGACAGCAGGAGCGTTCAGTGAAAAACCTGCAGTTCAGGGCGGCGTGGGACCAGGAGGGATCAACAGTCACCTCGTTCTTTTCCTTCAGTTTGGTGATCATGACGATGACGGGCGCCTCCTCCTGCCACGCCATCTGCCAGAAGTCGTTCACCGTGTTCACCATGGGGCCCTGCGTGGCAATGAAGGCTTTGCTGTCACCCAAGTAACCCTGGGGGAGGAGCAACAAGATGGAGGAGTTCAGAAGAGGCGGGGCTCCCTGATAGGCGACAGTTTCCTGGCAGAAAAGACGGTCACCGCGACCCAAAGGACACTTTCCCAGAGCTCTGGAACCGCCACTTGCCTTtaacattttcagcttttttcagaGAGGGGCGGGGCTAGAACATTAAACAACATAAGGACATTTACGAAAAAAATGCATCTTTCTAAACAAGCTGTAGGCCAACACCACCAGGAGCAGAACCACATCCTCCAACAGAGTCTCTGCTCTCCTGACCTCCCAAAGACACAGAAGCTCCTGATCTCACATATGAAAGAATCTGAAGCCGACTCGGCGTAAAAATGTACCCGGATGTAGTTGGCGTTGATGTAGGAGCTCAGGAGGTCGTTGCCGCTCTTGGTCTTCAGAATCACTCTGGAATGAGGATCTACAGGAGGAAAGAAAGCGTGAGGCGGTTTTCTGCTTCCAGCACGTCTGGATGAAACCAAAACTTCCAGAATAATCAGAGGAGACGCCAACAGAAACATGTGCAGCATTTTTACCAAACCCCAgtgatggattcattcatcaCCTGAGAAAACGACTTCACTGAAAACTTAAAGCTAACAATATGAATCATTTCAATAAAGCATTAATGAATCTTTTTACACGTTTTCCTTAAGACCGCACATTTTCTGCACAAATCCTTCAGTTTCTCCTCACAGGAAAACATTTTATCACAAGATTTAAAAGGAAATCCTCCTTAAAACAGGTCAGACAGAATTCTTGTCTGACAAAATCCACCTCAGAAAAACAGGAGTGCCCCCCTGAAAATGGCGTTACATAACGGCTGAAGGAGAACGTGCCGCCAGGAGGAACAATGTTCAGGTGGAGAGGAGGTGCAGGGATCACCTTTGACCCCCCCTTCCTGCCTGAGTGGGGCAGATGGGGGCGTGTCTCTGCAGGTACTCACTGGGCAGAATGGTCTTGTATCTGTTCTTGGTCCCATGGTTGGGAACGTCCAGCTCCTTGGGATCGATGAAATTCATTGGAATTTCCtggagggaaacaaagacgATGGTTATGCGGcagagctgccccccccccccccaatcccatcaccacccccaccccacagaACTTCTGGATCCTTAATGCTGCAGGAAAATGTTTGAACGTGAAAACGGGAGCAAGTTCAGCTCCGTGTCAGAATTCCTGAACCCAGCGTTTTTGGAAAGAaatagccaaaatctaaaaacctgtgcgttttctaggacatagtttctgcagagcggcaggagtttaatAGAAATCCACCTTCatgttgtgggcgggaccattggcacagagcaaccccgccccccattCCCTCTACGTTGCTGAGAGTTTGTAGCAGGGAGCTACGTCACAAATAGGATCTTTttcctgctgcatttttcttctgCCCTGATTCACGACGATTAGAATaagaaactcagaaatgcagtttaagctCAAtttcttcatcatgagaaaagatgttaaaaacagcattttttagtAGAGCGgctctttacatttttctgcatcTAAAGCAGAAATTTGAAGCAAGAACGGCCGTTTTTGAAGCCGGCATGTTTCCTTTCTCACCGCCATCCAGACGCATTTTTTTGCAGTGCTAAGCATTGTGGGAAACCGCCATAACCGCGGCAAAGAACCAGAGCGTCTAAACGTTCCTGAGTGTAACTCTGCCCACTGGCTCAACTCCAATGTCTCACAGGGAAAAACCTTTTAgggaaaacattcattttaaatgaaaatatgtgtCCATTTTCTGATTGTCGCAATGTACCAGTATGACCACAAGGGGGCAGTGACACTGATTCTCCCAACATGAAAGGATTTATTGCAGAGAGGAGATAAAAGTGTAAATCACTGAATTCTGAAGGAAATCGGACTTACGGCGAACTCCACGTGAAGCGTGTGCGTGTTGTTCACCGCGTCTTGTAGCTGCTGCCGTGTCAGCGGCCGTCCAGCCGACAGCAGGTACTCCCGTGCCGCCGCCTCTTTGGGGGTCACCACGGCAACGTTGAGGGGCTCCACCGCGCCCAGAGCAGACATGTCCAACACCAGAGACACGTTTGAACCTCGTCTAGATGAAACAAACACAATGGCTGAAGATCCAGAGAAAGACCAGAGTTCATCAAATTCAGACCAGGAGCCCAAAGGTCACAAAGGTCAAGTGAGATGTCGTCTGTGTTCTGGAGTGATTTTGCACCAAAataactcttttaaaaaaatgaaaatgtcattttctgtttATGAGCCCAGAGCTCCAAGAAAGCAAGGTGTGCAGAGCTGCGTGCacgtgtgcacgtgcacgtgtgCTTCCTCTCCAGGATGCTGGTTCCCGCTCTGATTGCTGATTGGCTGGAATCCAGCGTGGAAAGCGCTCACGCCGACAGACGCGGCAGAGACACAGACACCGAGGAAAACATCCTGTTCTCACTCCTGAGCCTCAAATCTTCCTTCAGAAACCTGCCCCCCCCCAcggaaaaaagaacaaaatggcGTCCGAGTGTTTGGACGAGCGGCGGAAAAGCACGGAGCTGTAGATAAAGCAGGAGGCGGAGAGAAAGATGCTTGCTTTTCTGAGAGGAGCGAACGACGACAAACTGTAGAAGGTTCATGGTTCCAGGAGAAGACAGGAAGaacagaaccaggacaaacggCAGAACAACAGAGACATAACTAGAATAAACAGAACCCAGTCTGAAGTCAAGATGATGTTCAAGTTCTAAGACGAAAAGAACGTCTCAGAAAATGAACTTCACGTCCAGCCAGAGAACCGAATCCTGGAACGTCTGCAGGCCGTTAGACTGAGAAGATTCATCAGAATTCAAGCTGGAAAAACCTAAATTCACC includes these proteins:
- the ptprr gene encoding receptor-type tyrosine-protein phosphatase R, whose protein sequence is MFLPLWLLWTQLLRPGCSTGDLLPTQHPQRISLYPHQNAEALAGLHRHHRRHSSRLAKATLAGLSETHFRQEPDSRWSGHLLARLHRLDTPEPATASARQLVTMKNVLQAEQTDPVWSRDGLYAVVLFFTVFFIVVTCLMVLYRTKEVSERQRKAPPPVVHQSKPAPLDPVRRSKGTKGVTSGSMVQIDPPPPVATPTYQQQQVPACRRLAPLPSPAPVINGDDAHLTQVASSNELKPCPSPFRMKPAAGLQERRGSNVSLVLDMSALGAVEPLNVAVVTPKEAAAREYLLSAGRPLTRQQLQDAVNNTHTLHVEFAEIPMNFIDPKELDVPNHGTKNRYKTILPNPHSRVILKTKSGNDLLSSYINANYIRGYLGDSKAFIATQGPMVNTVNDFWQMAWQEEAPVIVMITKLKEKNEKCVLYWPEKRGIYGRVEVLVNAVRECEHYTTRSLTLKCGNQTRVLQHYWYTSWPDHKTPDSALPLLQLMADVEADRRAAAAVGPVIVHCSAGIGRTGCFIATTIGCRQLQVEGVVDILSITCQLRADRGGMIQTGEQYEFVHHALSLFEARLSAETSQ